GAAACCATGTGATCCAGAAATGCATCGAGAATATCTCTGCAGACAGAGTTGGATTCATGTTAGCTGCATTCCGTGGTCAAGTTTCCTCGCTCTCTATGCATCCTTATGGCTGCCGTGTCATACAGGTACTAAGAAAATCAATTAAACGACTGTTTTGTTCCTTCTCCTTATCTTAGTTTCTCTCATTATTACTCTATTAACAATTCATCTTCACGTTTTTCTTTTCCCTTATGTATAGAGGCTTCTGGAGCGTTGCGCAAATGAGCATCAGTGTCAGTTCATCACCGAGGAGATACTGGAATCTGTATGCGTCCTTTCCAAGGACCAATATGGAAATTATGTCACACAGGTATGTCACACCATTTAAATCTTTTgtaatcgaatttgaaataaaccaaaatcccaCAGTATGACAACCAATCACCACTAAAAGCCAGTGTTGCTATTTGGCAGCATGTCTTGGAGAAAGGGACATCTAAAGAACGTGAGAGAATCGTGAGGAAACTATCAGGGCACATTGTGCAGCTTAGCCTACACAAATTTGCATCAAATGTTATAGAGAAGTGCCTGGAGCATGGTGGCAGAATTGAGCGGGACCTTATTATCGAAGAGATTGCAGGGCCCGACGAGAGCTATGATAGTCTATTGGTGAGCAAATGGACAAAACCTGATACATTTTTATCTAAAACCGATAGGATATTATTAACTGTAAGGCAACCTTTAACAGATGATGATGAAGGACCAGTATGGAAACTACGTGGTGCAGAAGATATTTGAGACGTGTACTGTTGAGCAGCGTGCAGCATTGTCCAGCCGAGTCAGGATGCACGCTTCTGCTTTGAAGAAATACACATATGGCAAACATATTGTTACTCGTTTAGAACAGCCCTTTGCTGAAGGTACTGTACTACTAACTTCCTCAACTTCAACTAAAGAGCAGGGTGAAGTACAGAGTCAGATAGAATTTGTATGCTAAAACTGATCGCTCACAATTGACATGTGCTGATGTGCATAAGACTGAACATGCTAGAAATTATCAAATATGCCGGGTGCTGTTTCATTCAGCTGTCTCTTTGTTTTGCAGGAAGCCGAGAATCGAGGCGATGAATGGCTCTTCTGATTCAAGGCAAGTGGCTGACTGAGATTTAGTTGATGATACAATTGGCTTTTCATAGAAGCTGGAGATTCTCTGCATTGGAAATGTTAAGAGTTGACAATCATTGTGGAAGCAATTGGTTGTGAAGAAGAAACGTATCAGTAGATTGTGTGGGCATGTTGGTAAATATTGAAAAATGTATCAGTAGTACTGTAGCTGGTTTGTGGATTCATCAAAGACAATTCCAGAACTTTTCTAAACAGTATCATTACTGATTCCATGCTAGTCGTTATACAGCCTAGTTCCATGAATTCACATCTTTTGCCAACAAATTTTTTATTCCACATAGAGTAACTTATATCATAAATGGACTGGAGCCAGATTCCCGAGATGCCACAAAGTCAGCAACCTGTATCAGCCGAGGAGATTAAAAGACAGTTGTTGGTTACATGTTACATGCACTCCTTTCTGTGCCAGACAAGTTCTAGCAACAAAATAAGTTttctataataatttcaaaGGTCATATATATCGGCCAAAACTATAACTATGTAGACATGTAGTATAACAAAATTTGTCATGGAGGTAATGTACATTTGTTGAATTGTATACATTCACTAGAGTTACAACATGGCGAAGAAGATAACCCCAAAACGTAGCCCCTGATAAGTCAGTTCACGTTGCTATCTAACTCTTGCAACTTTAGAGCCATTTCCGGGTTATGTCCAGCCTCTAGGCTTCTGGCAAGTGACCGTATAGCTCTAGAGATCAACTCTTTTTTCTGCTTCTCACCAGAAGTGCTCGTGCTGCCTGATCCAGATGCATTGTCTTCCTCCTTCAGTGTCACACACAATCCTCTTAACCACTCCTCTAGCAAAGAGGCTTTCTGTAGGGTTTCCAACAAAAAAGTTATGTCATTACTTTAAAATCTCGCAAATGAAAAGTTATGTCATTACTTTAACAATAGCTGCCAGTTTCTTACTTTTAGAAGAAAATCTGTCAACGCTTCACAACGACCGCTTGAAACTAAGCTAAGGAGATGCAGCATGGTCGAGGTTAACTGAATTTAAACAACCGCACTTGAGATTAAATCATTCATCAATAACCTGAAATTACGCCAACAAGGTTTTACCTGATTCTCAAGTGATTTCttatatttgaaatttgttGGAGTCGTCTCTCTGTCGGAATTGAGATTCTGTAAAGTATGCCACACACCTTTGACAACATCAGGGAATGATCTCCCATAAGCTGCAATTACATTATGTGTGAGGGAATAATCAACCAAACAGTACAATCCCCAAACATTATGAAACAAAAAGCGACCTTGTATAATGTTATAGCTACAGAGGATGGGCAAAAGAGGGTTTAGTATCAAACTAACCAAGTGGGGTTACAGGAACAGCTAAAGCGGCAGCAGCTTGTATTCTTATCTTAAAGTTCGATGCATCACGAAGCAGCAATAGTAGAATGCTAAAAACACTTGGAGtccttcaaaaagaaaaagagtttgtAATGGTAACCGAGAGAAGTAGCTTAGGTATTAGAGAGCTAAAGGATGCATACCAATCCATATCTTGTAGTTTCACTGTCTCGTTGGAGAATAAATTGCTTAAGGCATGACAAACATTCCATTGAACCTGTACCAACCGAACCACATTGATACAAACCAGATCAAATCgaatatatttctatataagaCATCTTttatcaaaccaaaccaaaccaaatcaaattaattatatttgagTATGGTAAGCTTTCTCTCAAACCAGTTTAGGCCAACTCAAACCAAAACTGATTGAAACCCAAATGCTCACATCCAGAAAACCCAAATACCTTAACATTACCAGTAGTAACACAGGAAAGAAATGCTTGCACGGTTCTCTCCAACCAGCTTGAATCTACCGCATTACTTGTCATGCATCTCAATTTTACATATTTAGAAATACTCCCCAGTGCTCGAACTGCATTGGCTTTGACCTTACAAAAGAATTCCggaaatgatgatgatgtcaGGTAAATATACCAAAACCTACTTTGTGCTTCATAGATAAAAGTTTCTGCAAGCCAATGTCGCCAGACAGAAACAAAACATTTGGATAACAAGTTACGGGGAAAACaactaattaattgtttttagaGTAATTTTTGGATTGGTGAGCATATCACTGAGCAGTAGTAGTAAACTAATAAAAACGAAATGTTGGGAGCAATTTTCATTACCTTGTCCCCATCCTCAGTAAGGCGCAAGGCATATTCTATTAGCGAGTCCACGACTTGTGAAGTTGTATTTGATCCTACTaatgagaagaaagaaaaagtaaaatCCAAAAGTTGTAACAGCGTCTAATTATAACTTCAGCATTAATACCTTCAACGGACGTATAATTGACACGGTAACGTAGAGCTTCGCATACATTGGCCAAAGCCCAGGATGCTGTTACACGCACCTGAATTGAGAATCATAAAACGCATAGCAATAAGAAAAAAAGTGAATCTAAAATGCATGGCTCATGAGAGCAAATAAATGAAAGTCGGTAATGCAATACCGAAATCAAGGGATCGCGGGTATTCGCTTCAACAGCCAGGATAAACTTTTCATATATCCCAATACTGCATCAACAAAGTTCCTTAAGTTCTCGACCACGGATACCAAGACAGTAATAATTGGAGACACTCAAGAGAATGGGTTAACCTACCTTAAAGAAGTTTCTGGAAAACATGAAACTACACCAATAGCTCGGCAGGCTGCTGATCTGACTGAAGGTGATTTGTCATGCAATGCAGCGTTTATCTACAAAATAAAGGACGTCATGCACATATACTATACACTAAAGTCGAGATAGTTAAATTCCAATCCGCAACAAGGCTCAAGTACTTACAATTGATGAAGTAACAAAGTCCCTTTCCTGCTGACTGAAAGAGACAAATACGGATGACGTAATACCAGCAAAGCAAGTGACCACAGTGCTCCTCACCTTCCAAACATACGAAGAAATTTAAGACCGCAAATATTATGCAAACTACAGCAACTGCATGTATGATTGAACTGTTATTTGTTAAGTTTTCAACCTACCACCGCAGAACCACTGTGTAACACCAGAACAATATGTTTACGAATAGCCTCAGACCATTGGTAACATCCTGCCTGAGAGAATTGCTCTTGAGCAATTTCGGAATTCTCAAATCCATATGATGGTGCAGATGAAATTCTTATCGACCTTATGCAGTCAGATGTAAAAGGTGTATCAATTATTCTATCAAAATGAAGATCCTCATTTCCCTTAAATCCAGATATTGCGCGAAGGCATCCATCCAAAACCTACATGCAATCATGAGTAAGTTCTTATTGCACATGTGGCCCTAAGATATCCCTTAAACTAACTATGAATATGCTACCAATCAGCAATGGCTTATGATTCAATAATAGaattatattatttcaaaatagaaTTATTTCAATTCAAGTTTTCGGTTGTTTTGGCTGGAGGAATCTTAGCGATGACTTTATCTGGTCCACAGAGTCCTCCTACCTTAATAGCAGCTGTGAGAATTTTATCCCCAACATATCCAACAGGCTCTTTAACTGAAGCCTTCCATGTCTTTGCAGGatcttcaacaacagcaaactGCAAAAGTTTATACACGAGGACAGAGACCCGTTCCCAACACGCTGACACTATTGTTGGGTAATTGAGAGCCATAGCTCGGAGGACCTGCGCAGTAACCATATTATCTTTTACAAGGAAATGTAGCAGCTATCATAATCAAAATCTCTACAAAAGAGCTATAAATTTGGCTAGAATAACGTTAAACtaaatgccaaaaaaaaaaaacagtcggCATATCCCTCAACCATTCCCCGGTGGCATAATATTCTACCACATCTCACCCTCATTACAGAAACGTTTCAGAAAGGTTACAGTGTTCTTAATGTAGAACTGCAGTCCAGATAGCACTAATCCGCCTAAATTTGTTATATGCGTCTATCCTTCTACGTTTAAAAGAACTGCTTTTAAAGGGGTAGGAACCCACATAATACCTGAAGAGCCTCAATGCATGTAGATGCATCAGAATATTGCTCAGCAAAAcgaaataaagtaaaaataactCCTGACTTCCTTTCACTTCCGTCGAATCCTGAAATGAGTTCAAGAAAGAATGTCAAAATCATAATGAGATAATAGTCGCAATGAAACAGGAGAAAGTTATCTGATAAGGTCAACCTGCTGATGCCTCATCCAAAAGCATACTATGTACATTCATCTGAGGAGGAAAGGTAGAGAATGCAGCTGTCAGGCATCCTATTGCGGCAACCTGTACAAAACGTATCACAATATAGGTATGACATTCAAAGGTACAACTTCTAAAGAGAAGAAGCTTATCAAACGAAAAAGCATCTTAAAAGCCTGAGTTCCTAGCTCGCATAACGCACCATCTAAGTCAAAAATGGGAAGGGATTGTATTGCTGTGAGTTATGTATTGGGGTTCGAGAGCTAAGAATCctctattaaaatttaaaagagtcTCAAGGTGTAATTATTTCCTTGGATGACTGAATGAAGTAAGATTTTTAGTTTGTTCTTCCCACAATAAAAACTTAAGATCGACGGGAATAGGAAACCAGCGAAAACAAACGGACAGATTTTATTAACATGATATGAACTGGGAAAACATAAACAGAGACGAAATTGTCCCAAGACATCCCTAGACCTTTGTCCAACGCCTATACCGTCCAAAGAAATACCCATATTTTTCTCCTCCTATTACTTCCCTATGTCTAAAAACTAACGTATGTAACTAAAACTAGTCTAAATCCCACATGATTTAGCCAGTGGAAACTAAAATAGTCCAAAGTACTCTAGGTATTAACACATGAATTCATATCTCCATCATAGACCAAGACAACAAACACATAAAAAAtgaggagaagaaggcacaAACCAGGAGACCAGTTTGATCATTTTTGAAGGGAAATCCCTCATTAATCCTAGCGTGCAGAGACATTATAACTTTTGGCAGCAATTCTCCTGGCATTCTCGAGTAACTGAAAATGAGAACCAACATTAAAGAACACTAGAAAAAACTCATacaaaataccaaaatattggaaaatgtttaaaaagaaaaagcatCAGCTAAACGGGAGCTGGGTCTACGCACATATCATGAAGCTCAAGCTCTTGCACTTAGTCAAAGATAAACCTTAACAAAGAGCCACTAAGGTCTTTTCTATGACAGATATCAAATACTATTATAAGGATACTGCAATACTTATAAAACAAAGATTATTAACCATGAAGAGCTGACAGgataaaacacaaaagaaatttACTTACGGTGTGCTCGATATCAGCAGCAAGAGAAACTTGAACAGCTGAATCAACAATCTACCATGGTTATCACGGTGAATCAAATGTAGAATGCCTACAGCCATATCAAAGGAATAAAAGATCTTCGTCAAACAAGGAATAGCTAATAGCCAAGCCAgaatgaaaagagaaagaaaattaaTGTTGTTGACGTACCTGTGTGGAGTTGCATTAATACCAGACCAAGGGAATTTGAGAGGGGCGTGAACGATCCATACTTAGAGGATTCCTTGTACTCTGCTACTTGAAGGAAAATAGATGAAGCCCCATCCATCATGGTGGAAAGAGCTGACGCAGATGCTATCCTTACCTAGACATTgcaaaaataaaccaaaaagtaTTCTGTCGGGACTAAGCAGTCACAAAACTGAGCCACAAATATAGACCTCTAAATATATTTGCTTAACCACATAAGATGTTGAGACTATAAGAATAGAAAATCGAAATATGCAGCCTCGATGACATAAAAAGGGATAGGAAAAAACACCTTCAAATGAGGATCAAAAAGCAAGCAGGTCATAAGAGTAGCTTCAAGCTTCCTGTTAATGATCTCAGAGAGTTTAAGGAGACAAGAAAACATAACGATACCCTTACAAGAGATGTTGTAGGTAAAAAATTTACCTTGGCTTTAGTACATCATTGGTTGGCACGAGTGTCATCCACTGAGTGGTAAATGACTTTGAATCAGCTTGGCAAAGATCCTTAACAGAAGAATAAAAAACTGAATAAGTAACAGCCACtgaaaattttagtagaatACTAGAATATGAGAACCACATAAGAACAAAACATTGTTACTCGCCTGTATGCAAACAATCGCAGCTATCCTGACCTTAGAGCTTTGGGCGCCATAAGAATCCCTAATGGATCCGTCACTGTCACTAAAATCAGAATCTGATAATATAACATCAGAACTAGCAGAATCCTGAGCAGACAGGCGTCGCCAGTCGCAAGACTCTGGAAGCTTAGAATTCAAATCATCCCTCTTGCGCAAGTGGGGTGGCCTATAAGGAGTATCATTGGCGTTCTTACTTACTCCAGATCTCAATGGGGAAAGCTTGACATTTAACTGATTATCCTTGCGAACAACATCAGGATGAGAGAACTGAGGTGGGCCATTAAgtccaaaaccgaaaaacattCTCAATGCTGCTATGAAACTTGAGACCTGCAACCTTACAATTTCTGGTTAAACAACGCGGAAAAGTCTGCATTTGTTGTTAAAACCATAACATCACTTATATACGGATATGGCGATAAAAGGCTACCAAGAACCAACTTACATGATCAGAAACCGGACATTTGATATTTGTAAGGACCACGTGCACACAGTCAAGAAGGCATGAATAGAAGCTGAAGAAATTTAAGAAAACAATATTAGCTAAGGGGAACAACAAGTCTAATAAACCCCCAAAAAAGGAGTAAACTGTAttctccaaaaaaaacaaaggcaTAGCTGTATGGCCCATAAGACGTACCGCCACATAGATCGATCTTCGACAAGCTGGCCCTTGGATGCTAAGACGTCCATTACTTTCCTTAGAACCTATATCAAAATGTACCAGCTTGAGTAACAAAGCATACCTATTATAGAGATGAGAGGAGAAGTGAAGGGAATTGAATACCTCCAGCGTGGATTGGCAGACGTCATTAGGAAACAAAGACCCAGACACAGAAAAGGCCCCACCAAACATGTCAAAGGCAAGAGCCATGGCATCCCATAGACTCAGCAATTTCTTCCCAGCAGGGTCTTGATTTGAGCAACCATAAGATGCAACTAAATCATGGTGTAGGAACGGAATAATGCGCAGGACAAACTTGACAAGGTGAATATTCTCCGGATGGGAGCTATTTCTCTGGTACAGAGCGGCCAAACGTCTGGGAAAAGGAAAGTGAAAAGTCAGCAAGAGAAATTCAATCAGAGAGTGAGACATGATGTAACCTTAGAGTCTCGAAAGATTGGATCACAGGTTCGATTCTGGAGTAATATGCAGTGGAAGAGGGTGAAGGCATTGGTTGGCGCAGAAGAAACTCCAAGACACTAGCAAAAGAGTGAAGAAGGAGCGGCCACGACGATGAGTTTTGTTGCAGAAGTACACGAGCACAAACATCGTGTATCTGGATTTACAAAAGCAAATAGAGTTAAGAAGAGCGAGAGAGCAATAGAAGAGAGGTGGAGGAGAGGACGCACCAGCTGGAAAGTATGAAGAGAGACAGGGATCCAGACGGGACCATCAGCTTTGGAAACCAAATCGAGAAGGAACAAGCAGTCAGAAGTGAGCTCGTGCGGTGGGAGGAGAGAGACGGCGGAGAGAAGGGAATCGGAGTGAGAGAAGATTAGATCCTGAAGCAACTGAGGAACAGGTGGCTGTGGAGTGGTTGAGATTTCGTCCCTGAGAGAGAGAAACGCTGTCCTCCACTTTCCCGCCGTGAACATTTGATGTGATGCAGTGGAATCGAAAGGCAATGAGGGCTTATTAAATGGGGCTGCCTATAAGTTATTAGTCTTTCTTTCTTCTCGTCCTCCTTAGGAACGGCTGCAGCTTCACCAGCACCACCTCCACCGACAATCACCTGCTCCACAATATGAATTGATCTTAAAATTTGATACAAACAGAGTCACAAGAATTCTCAGTGCAAGGCACTAAATTGAATTGTACTAGTTTAAGATCCATGGAACACTACAACACCTTGTAAGAACATCGCAAGTcaagaaacacaaaaaaagCTGTAACCTTTATGCATCCACTGTTAATGTTTTTAGCAATCACAACTGATAAAGAGACTATGATTCGTAAGGGGCAAGTTTAGATCACAACCTAGTTAAACGAGATCATGTGAGAACACTCACCTCATCTACAGACATAAACTTAGTCTATAAACGGTGAAAGAGAGAAGCGTGATCCAGCAATCAACCGAGAAAGAGAGGAATTTTATATACCTGACTGGCACACGGCGGAGGTAGGGCAGAGATGAGAGAAATGAAGACTGAACGCCGGCGGATGAATCAGAGAACCTGTAAGAACTCAATTTCTCCCTCGTGTTGCTTCGCCGATCATTCTCCGCCGATGTTCCTCCGCACCAATGTGTATACTGATACTCccatcttcttctctgtttcaaGGCCCATTATTGAATAATAGGGCTTATATGGGTCAATTTGGAGAGCTGTGAATTTGTTGAATTGCAAATCTTTTTTCGgaaaatattatatgatttcactattttttagattttaatctttttttcgTAAAAGATGCATGGATAGTTTTAATTATCTTGTTTATGGTAGGaaaccaattttaaaaaaaaatcttttggtCAAGAAACCATTAACTTAAGGGCTTAGTTAGCATGTGAAACAAagataattcaaaaacatgacACGTTAGTTTTACTCGAGAGATTTAATGTGGGACCAGTAGATATTAAATTAGTGATTTTATGTTCATGTTGTTGAtatgttactatttttttttgtcaagttgATACGTTACTATTTAAGTTCAACGATTATtgacataaaaaataatttaacatgGCAATATATGTCATTGAGCCGGAGGTGACGGAAATCTCTACTAgtaaaagggagcttttgaggctccatagggcgtccacatcagcggaaaaaatttatcccgaaagatgacacgtggcataaaatatagttttataagggcgtccacatcagcggaaaaaatttatcccgaaagatgacacgtggcataaaatatagttttacattttaatattaattattttcaaaaattgtaaaaaatatgtaaacatacagcattaaaaaatggaaaaactacattaaacatatgtaagattactatttttcacttaaaaaaaaagacagcttatctccataatgtaacattaccgttttataaaaaaaaaacaaaaaacattatatataatttcgaaaataataaatataagtaaaacatacaacataaaaatggaaatactacattaaacataaatatgtttgactatttgtccaagttcttctattaaacattgccgttttacattaaaaatagaaaaatacgtaaagatttaaacatctatcttaaaatataaaatatagacattaactaaatataaagtataaaaaagagaaatactcatctctactaataaaagggagcttttgaggctccatagggcgtccacatcagcggaaaaaatttatcccgaaagatgacacgtggcataaaatatagttttacattttaatattaattattttcaaaaattgtaaaaaatatgtaaacatacagcattaaaaaatggaaaaactacattaaacatatgtaagattactatttttcacttaaaaaaaaagacggcttatctcaataatgtaacattaccgttttataaaaaaaaacaaaaaacattatatataatttcgaaaataataaatataagtaaaacatacaacataaaaatggaaatactacattaaacataaatatgtttgactatttgtccaagttcttctattaaacattgccgttttacattaaaaatagaaaaatacgtaaagatttaaacactatcttaaaatataaaatatagacattaactaaatataaagtataaaaaagagaaatactcaatatataaaaaaataaataataagtaaatattataaatatataaatatatgaattatatatacaataataagtaaatgcacaattttttaaaaatggaaagagtatattaaatattaaacatctatcttaaaatgtaaaatatagatattaagtaaatagaaaatataagaaaaagaaatacacaacttaaaaacaatggaaaaagtatattaagatttaaacatctatcttaaaatgtaaaatatagatattacgcaaatagaaagtataagaaaagaaaatacacaatttaaaaaaatagaaaaagtacattagtatttaaacatctatcttaaaatgtaaatcaatcttaaaatataaaattattagtaaatagaaagtataagaaataaaaatacacaatataaagaaaaataaataataagtaaatatataatataatctcgaaagatgacacatggcattaaaatatagttttacattttaatattacttattttcgaaaattataaaaaatatgtaaacatacagcataaaaaaaatgtaaaaactacattaaacatatgtaagattactatttttcacttaaaaaaagacggcttatctccataatgtaacattaccgttttataaagaaaacaaaaaacattatatataattttgaaaataataaatatatgtaaaacatacaacataaaaatggaaatactacattaaacatatgtaagattaccattttacatttttattttaagaaaataatatgtaaacatacaacataaaaaatgaaattagcAAATATTTGAATCAAAAACTTAAATATCTAAGATATTAGTGGAAAATggaaatatattatgtttggaTGTAATGTTAATGGAAATATATTAAGATATTAagcggcttatctccataatggatgtaaaatcaaagaaattcagcttttattcagatactcaatatataatatcttaaattatgttttaaaaaatatacataatttatatatatagattaatcttccaaacttaaactattatattatatatgaataatgtttttaaataaaaataatttctgattaaaaataaaaataaaaacaacaaatgtttattttcaaataatggatgtaatttacattatactatcatttaacaagtattagatacgttttgatatatcattattttctattcccagaaaacaataaattgttaaacatcaatatcatctaggttaagtatacgaacaacaaaaattcaaacatcacaaaaaatatttacataaccattataatacaataatttaatcaaaaatacaattaaaaaaatattaaaaagaatagttatatacttaatatttgaaaataaaagatatttttgctaaaattgtacttacctggccaaggagatcgaccatctttttacggatcgatcgaatgttgagcatgtggtcgatccaaaaatactctgcagtttaataaaatctctaaaacatttattccaacactcaaaagatagttttgctaaatatgataactaaatagccaataaaattataaaaaaatatttaaatagtaaaaaatatgttaatttaacgtgttaaaatttaaaaataaattttaattatgacatgcattttaacatttatataaatataaatcatagcctaaatataaataatttaacaacttaaattagaaaaaaataaaaatcccgggcgtagcccgagTTAATCCCTAGTCTACATTATAATGAACCAGTTTCAAGACTCCTCAGCGTGTCACATCAACattttataagttatattttaaaagaaaatgaaaaaatgtcAAGTTTATGGCTCAAACTCGGGTTATTGacatataaacaccaacatttataccactaaactaga
The Brassica napus cultivar Da-Ae chromosome A1, Da-Ae, whole genome shotgun sequence DNA segment above includes these coding regions:
- the LOC106365555 gene encoding HEAT repeat-containing protein 6 isoform X2, which codes for MFTAGKWRTAFLSLRDEISTTPQPPVPQLLQDLIFSHSDSLLSAVSLLPPHELTSDCLFLLDLVSKADGPVWIPVSLHTFQLIHDVCARVLLQQNSSSWPLLLHSFASVLEFLLRQPMPSPSSTAYYSRIEPVIQSFETLRRLAALYQRNSSHPENIHLVKFVLRIIPFLHHDLVASYGCSNQDPAGKKLLSLWDAMALAFDMFGGAFSVSGSLFPNDVCQSTLEVLRKVMDVLASKGQLVEDRSMWRFYSCLLDCVHVVLTNIKCPVSDHVSSFIAALRMFFGFGLNGPPQFSHPDVVRKDNQLNVKLSPLRSGVSKNANDTPYRPPHLRKRDDLNSKLPESCDWRRLSAQDSASSDVILSDSDFSDSDGSIRDSYGAQSSKVRIAAIVCIQDLCQADSKSFTTQWMTLVPTNDVLKPRKLEATLMTCLLFDPHLKVRIASASALSTMMDGASSIFLQVAEYKESSKYGSFTPLSNSLGLVLMQLHTGILHLIHRDNHGRLLIQLFKFLLLLISSTPYSRMPGELLPKVIMSLHARINEGFPFKNDQTGLLVAAIGCLTAAFSTFPPQMNVHSMLLDEASAGFDGSERKSGVIFTLFRFAEQYSDASTCIEALQVLRAMALNYPTIVSACWERVSVLVYKLLQFAVVEDPAKTWKASVKEPVGYVGDKILTAAIKVLDGCLRAISGFKGNEDLHFDRIIDTPFTSDCIRSIRISSAPSYGFENSEIAQEQFSQAGCYQWSEAIRKHIVLVLHSGSAVVRSTVVTCFAGITSSVFVSFSQQERDFVTSSIINAALHDKSPSVRSAACRAIGVVSCFPETSLSIGIYEKFILAVEANTRDPLISVRVTASWALANVCEALRYRVNYTSVEGSNTTSQVVDSLIEYALRLTEDGDKVKANAVRALGSISKYVKLRCMTSNAVDSSWLERTVQAFLSCVTTGNVKVQWNVCHALSNLFSNETVKLQDMDWTPSVFSILLLLLRDASNFKIRIQAAAALAVPVTPLAYGRSFPDVVKGVWHTLQNLNSDRETTPTNFKYKKSLENQLTSTMLHLLSLVSSGRCEALTDFLLKKASLLEEWLRGLCVTLKEEDNASGSGSTSTSGEKQKKELISRAIRSLARSLEAGHNPEMALKLQELDSNVN
- the LOC106365555 gene encoding HEAT repeat-containing protein 6 isoform X1, whose amino-acid sequence is MFTAGKWRTAFLSLRDEISTTPQPPVPQLLQDLIFSHSDSLLSAVSLLPPHELTSDCLFLLDLVSKADGPVWIPVSLHTFQLIHDVCARVLLQQNSSSWPLLLHSFASVLEFLLRQPMPSPSSTAYYSRIEPVIQSFETLRRLAALYQRNSSHPENIHLVKFVLRIIPFLHHDLVASYGCSNQDPAGKKLLSLWDAMALAFDMFGGAFSVSGSLFPNDVCQSTLEVLRKVMDVLASKGQLVEDRSMWRFYSCLLDCVHVVLTNIKCPVSDHVSSFIAALRMFFGFGLNGPPQFSHPDVVRKDNQLNVKLSPLRSGVSKNANDTPYRPPHLRKRDDLNSKLPESCDWRRLSAQDSASSDVILSDSDFSDSDGSIRDSYGAQSSKVRIAAIVCIQDLCQADSKSFTTQWMTLVPTNDVLKPRKLEATLMTCLLFDPHLKVRIASASALSTMMDGASSIFLQVAEYKESSKYGSFTPLSNSLGLVLMQLHTGILHLIHRDNHGRLLIQLFKFLLLLISSTPYSRMPGELLPKVIMSLHARINEGFPFKNDQTGLLVAAIGCLTAAFSTFPPQMNVHSMLLDEASAGFDGSERKSGVIFTLFRFAEQYSDASTCIEALQVLRAMALNYPTIVSACWERVSVLVYKLLQFAVVEDPAKTWKASVKEPVGYVGDKILTAAIKVLDGCLRAISGFKGNEDLHFDRIIDTPFTSDCIRSIRISSAPSYGFENSEIAQEQFSQAGCYQWSEAIRKHIVLVLHSGSAVVRSTVVTCFAGITSSVFVSFSQQERDFVTSSIINAALHDKSPSVRSAACRAIGVVSCFPETSLSIGIYEKFILAVEANTRDPLISVRVTASWALANVCEALRYRVNYTSVEVGSNTTSQVVDSLIEYALRLTEDGDKVKANAVRALGSISKYVKLRCMTSNAVDSSWLERTVQAFLSCVTTGNVKVQWNVCHALSNLFSNETVKLQDMDWTPSVFSILLLLLRDASNFKIRIQAAAALAVPVTPLAYGRSFPDVVKGVWHTLQNLNSDRETTPTNFKYKKSLENQLTSTMLHLLSLVSSGRCEALTDFLLKKASLLEEWLRGLCVTLKEEDNASGSGSTSTSGEKQKKELISRAIRSLARSLEAGHNPEMALKLQELDSNVN